A stretch of the Lytechinus variegatus isolate NC3 chromosome 5, Lvar_3.0, whole genome shotgun sequence genome encodes the following:
- the LOC121414725 gene encoding S-crystallin SL11-like isoform X1: protein MAEAPKYRLTYFVTRGRAEPIRLLLVDAGIEFEDRRFTQEQWIERKNSGEFPLNQLPILEADGKTMVQSRAIMRHLARKYGYIGATEEETYQIDVLCEALEDLVASVFDIVFSDFDQAYKDKLKENLPQTIIPRQLKFLEKALEDNPSGSGYFVGQDATLVEFTYFTFIENVLNMFPNVMDPAEFPKLHANRELVRSREKIAAYLDKQTPSYM from the exons ATGGCTGAAGCACCAAAATATAGATTAACGTACTTTGTCACTAGAGGACGGGCTGAACCCATCAGACTCCTGTTGGTTGATGCTGGGATCGAGTTTGAAGATCGGAGGTTTACACAAGAACAATGGATCGAGAGGAAAAATTCAGGAG aATTTCCTTTGAACCAATTACCGATCCTAGAGGCTGATGGGAAAACAATGGTGCAAAGTCGGGCCATCATGCGTCACCTGGCTAGAAAATATG GTTACATTGGCGCGACAGAAGAGGAAACATATCAGATCGATGTTCTCTGCGAGGCCTTGGAGGACTTGGTGGCTAGCGTGTTTGATATCGTGTTTAGCGACTTCGACCAAGCTTACAAG GATAAACTCAAAGAGAATCTACCACAGACTATCATTCCTCGCCAGCTGAAGTTCTTAGAGAAGGCGCTTGAAGACAACCCTTCAGGAAGCGGCTACTTCGTTGGTCAAGAT GCTACCTTGGTTGAGTTCACGTACTTCACCTTCATCGAGAATGTGTTGAACATGTTCCCTAATGTTATGGATCCCGCTGAATTCCCCAAACTTCATGCGAACCGAGAGCTGGTGAGGTCTAGGGAGAAGATTGCCGCTTACCTTGATAAGCAAACACCATCCTATATGTAA
- the LOC121414725 gene encoding S-crystallin SL11-like isoform X2, producing the protein MTGRAEPIRLLLVDAGIEFEDRRFTQEQWIERKNSGEFPLNQLPILEADGKTMVQSRAIMRHLARKYGYIGATEEETYQIDVLCEALEDLVASVFDIVFSDFDQAYKDKLKENLPQTIIPRQLKFLEKALEDNPSGSGYFVGQDATLVEFTYFTFIENVLNMFPNVMDPAEFPKLHANRELVRSREKIAAYLDKQTPSYM; encoded by the exons AGGACGGGCTGAACCCATCAGACTCCTGTTGGTTGATGCTGGGATCGAGTTTGAAGATCGGAGGTTTACACAAGAACAATGGATCGAGAGGAAAAATTCAGGAG aATTTCCTTTGAACCAATTACCGATCCTAGAGGCTGATGGGAAAACAATGGTGCAAAGTCGGGCCATCATGCGTCACCTGGCTAGAAAATATG GTTACATTGGCGCGACAGAAGAGGAAACATATCAGATCGATGTTCTCTGCGAGGCCTTGGAGGACTTGGTGGCTAGCGTGTTTGATATCGTGTTTAGCGACTTCGACCAAGCTTACAAG GATAAACTCAAAGAGAATCTACCACAGACTATCATTCCTCGCCAGCTGAAGTTCTTAGAGAAGGCGCTTGAAGACAACCCTTCAGGAAGCGGCTACTTCGTTGGTCAAGAT GCTACCTTGGTTGAGTTCACGTACTTCACCTTCATCGAGAATGTGTTGAACATGTTCCCTAATGTTATGGATCCCGCTGAATTCCCCAAACTTCATGCGAACCGAGAGCTGGTGAGGTCTAGGGAGAAGATTGCCGCTTACCTTGATAAGCAAACACCATCCTATATGTAA
- the LOC121414824 gene encoding myosin-6-like, which yields MSGVAEKQNKSLPPLRSRVRKMGDTNLPNMKGQLSARPADSFKSKKIRGEHVTLLLKFLQESFDLEPSTTPADTVCKLRLKMSSTDNKIKWMTEQLKGNEVLLKTCKDIAGVSGHHSPDGLANYFSSTWSRQRHVIKQLQNKIQELKENGHTLSTEDPKENLKGSVLDLAGAMDVDTSNSNISTIVKEMKDTFTSMKNDVINLNDMVKVKKEEIKNVQSLEKTNSNRIVELEKEMDDLKKRNNYLTLDLEQSQEKLKSATNLVSDLEHKIRDLQFGNDRKALEIEGLLQRYEEAGEIVSNLQTELDDTKQLNQFLNLQIKASENAKVDDVASWEQQKKELESQLESLRTAEFQANAQVLSLKLELGDMKVQKDGALEELQKLQVNEPKKDNQILELEKEIAILQREKQELETKFEVLSSNSIIP from the exons atgagTGGTGTCGCtgaaaaacagaacaaaagcCTTCCTCCCCTACGAAGTAGAGTGAGGAAGATGGGTGATACCAACCTACCCAATATGAAGGGACAGCTGAGTGCACGACCTGCGGATTCTTTCAAATCAAAGAAAATCCGTGGCGAA CACGTGACACTTCTGCTGAAATTCCTTCAAGAATCATTTGATCTTGAGCCTTCGACCACCCCGGCAGATACGGTCTGTAAACTAAGACTAAAGATGTCTAGTACAGACAACAAGATCAAGTGGATGACAGAACAGCTTAAG ggGAACGAGGTCCTCTTAAAGACCTGCAAAGACATCGCTGGAGTATCCGGTCACCATTCTCCAGACGGTCTTGCTAATTACTTTAGCTCAACATGGAGCAGACAGCGCCACGTCATCAAACAGCTTCAGAATAAAATTCag gaaCTGAAAGAAAATGGCCACACTCTTTCAACCGAAGACCCCAAAGAAAATCTTAAAGGGTCTGTCTTG GATCTTGCTGGAGCAATGGACGTGGACACATCCAACTCAAACATCTCAACCATTGTCAAAGAGATGAAAGACACCTTCACATCGATGAAgaatgacgtcatcaatctCAATGATATGGTCAAGGTCAAGAAGGAGGAGATCAAG AATGTCCAGAGTCTTGAGAAGACGAACTCCAATCGAATCGTCGAACTCGAGAAAGAAATGGACGATCTCAAGAAAAGGAACAACTATCTGACCCTTGACCTGGAG CAATCCCAAGAAAAGCTCAAGTCAGCTACCAACCTTGTCAGCGATCTGGAACACAAGATCCGTGATCTTCAATTTGGCAACGACAGGAAAGCACTTGAAATCGAG gGTTTGCTTCAGCGCTACGAGGAAGCCGGAGAAATTGTTTCTAACCTTCAAACAGAGCTGGATGATACAAAACAACTTAACCAGTTCCTTAATCTACAGATCAAG GCATCAGAAAATGCCAAGGTAGACGATGTTGCCAGCTGGGAGCAACAAAAGAAGGAACTGGAATCACAActtgag agCCTGCGGACAGCTGAATTTCAGGCAAACGCCCAAGTTCTGTCTCTCAAATTGGAACTTGGTGATATGAAAGTTCAGAAAGATGGCGCACTTGAAGAGTTGCAG AAACTCCAAGTGAACGAACCTAAGAAAGACAATCAAATCTTGGAGCTGGAGAAAGAAATTGCCATCTTGCAGAGAGAAAAACAAGAACTGGAGACAAAATTTGAGGTATTATCAAGTAATTCAATCATTCCATGA
- the LOC121414826 gene encoding uncharacterized protein LOC121414826, whose protein sequence is MERKVVELLRQKSELGQQLKRLKQEKDDLISQHETNTNQIEKKKENLANLLKSLINQRHESISLIQKCADQYETTDLLLRRTTERLQSSLREKSDLFEEKLSHESKVSHLKSELKHLETKLKVRASANSEVKKKCSFLIINM, encoded by the exons ATGGAAAGAAAAGTGGTTGAGTTGCTCAGACAAAAATCAGAACTAGGTCAACAACTAAAG CGCTTGAAGCAAGAGAAAGACGATCTGATCTCACAGCATGAAACTAATACTAACCAGatcgagaaaaagaaagaaaatttagCAAATCTCCTCAAG AGTTTGATCAATCAACGCCATGAATCAATCTCTTTGATTCAGAAATGTGCCGATCAGTATGAAACAACCGACCTCCTTCTCAGGCGTACTACGGAACGATTACAA TCCTCACTGCGGGAGAAATCAGATCTTTTTGAAGAAAAACTCAGCCATGAAAGTAAGGTTTCTCATCTAAAATCAGAGCTAAAACATCTCGAGACAAAACTTAAGGTAAGAGCTAGTGCCAACAGTGAAGTCAAGAAAAAGTGTTCATTCTTGATAATTAATATGTAA
- the LOC121414726 gene encoding intracellular protein transport protein USO1-like has translation MTTMNIFRKKKITNPVATKEDDGKITALTQEIEKLQEKIADLKTKMAEISKELEQSHQDCQKAEEKFARASEQRQELENRLEIINEEKGKLSSQLENIQEENKELTDQLFTLNEEKIELQSNSDCLEEEKNDLSTQLSEARKQYQDLEEGFAAVYAEKKQLQVLNVSLEKERNNLLAKINENHHQGREHSLSDEGQDLEWDQEIDLDQDPIQDFAEDDNQELEWDQEIPVQKPKPCFTEENQDLEWEQEIQSVQSKSYQPPSSSFEVEKHGPKFELRKSPQHCQVLDKTFQRKKTIKKQSSNQTENGDGLSAKLQEANNKYQELEQECELLLGEKLEFQALADSLAEDNYKLSSQIGQEYEERRNLEDKLNCLEEEADHQELSTNLKEENSILSTSLESVQNQCKELEQRMAAAAKDKDEFERETLKWKEEKFDLLEQIRNQKQNQKSDSRRKVAIKASAIIDQEITKVLDREIAQIQIRQDREKLEKAERDRMASIEKVKESEALRMEIEEKNKKLENEIKLVKNEIEIAYSKVDGYKSDITDLNNQNRSLHDQIDLQKKSYQELEEKASAMMEMVDLLETKVLQAESRQKEAEEEIQTMKASVASAAIQHGLLESVEDSICLTDLFVALDGMKQLNAHMKREIADLKKTKQTYIEMISLTGKTDPLLDCGDSALEISPGERERYQLKEMIDDLGFQICKQESMIKKLRYQLSVFHKNVLHEKDSMYDNMTYIDRAVVESIQTDIEIPTIKADDLSFLVGADIDEDDDLIGKGSFGEVFLREYQGEAVAVKVPYISEGVRDEDDQKRMIRIKADHARTTMEALVNIAFADHPSFPKTVGVVDIKGAPSLILEFLGDKMTGTSFPLSQAIKFQIPSISKENWFAIIMDIISGMKAMHEKGLLHNDLKANNILLQWDIKDQRWHAFIIDMGKVSTQTIPQKHKQLPKEELEGYKQGILFPHLAPEYILDLQPMSVQTDIYSLGVLLDRIDKVLRSQPLRDLAAQMTNVNPRLRPSWKIIEKVITRAQKRNFS, from the exons ATGACGACCATGAATATATTTCGCAAGAAGAAGATCACCAACCCAGTCGCAACCAAAGAG GATGATGGAAAGATTACAGCCTTGACTCAAGAAATTGAGAAGCTTCAAGAAAAGATCGCTGACTTGAAAACGAAAATGGCTGAAATTTCCAAAGAACTGGAACAAAGTCATCAAGATTGTCAG aAGGCAGAGGAAAAGTTCGCCAGGGCATCTGAACAGCGCCAGGAATTAGAAAATCGTTTGGAGATCATAAACGAAGAAAAGGGCAAACTTTCTTCTCAACTCGAAAACATCCAGGAGGAAAATAAG GAACTAACTGATCAGTTGTTCACTctgaatgaagagaaaattgagCTCCAATCTAATTCTGATTGTctggaagaagagaaaaacgATCTATCTACCCAGCTCAGTGAGGCTCGCAAACAATATCAG GATTTGGAAGAAGGATTTGCGGCTGTATACGCAGAGAAGAAACAACTTCAGGTTCTTAATGTTAGTTTGGAGAAGGAAAGAAACAACCTGCTAGCTAAGATCAATGAAAACCATCATCAG GGTCGAGAGCATAGTTTGTCAGATGAGGGTCAAGATCTAGAATGGGACCAAGAGATAGATCTAGACCAGGATCCAATTCAGGACTTCGCGGAGGATGACAACCAAGAACTAGAATGGGACCAAGAGATTCCAGTCCAGAAACCAAAGCCTTGTTTCACTGAGGAGAACCAGGATCTAGAATGGGAACAAGAAATACAATCTGTCCAGAGCAAATCGTACCAACCTCCCTCTAGTAGTTTTGAAGTAGAAAAACACGGACCGAAATTCGAACTCAGGAAGAGCCCTCAACATTGTCAG GTGCTTGACAAAACATTCCAGAGAAAGAAAACCATCAAGAAACAGTCTAGCAATCAGACAGAGAATGGAGACGGTCTCTCAGCTAAACTTCAGGAGGCTAACAACAAATATCAG GAGCTGGAGCAAGAATGCGAACTGTTGCTAGGTGAGAAGCTCGAGTTTCAAGCTCTAGCAGACAGCTTAGCTGAAGATAATTACAAGCTATCATCTCAGATTGGACAAGAATACGAGGAAAGACGT AATCTAGAAGACAAACTGAATTGTTTAGAGGAAGAAGCTGACCACCAAGAACTTTCTACAAatttgaaagaagaaaattcCATCCTTTCCACCTCACTCGAGTCTGTGCAAAATCAATGCAAG GAATTAGAACAAAGAATGGCTGCAGCAGCCAAAGATAAGGACGAATTCGAGAGAGAAACTCTGAAATGGAAGGAGGAAAAGTTCGATCTGCTGGAGCAAATTCGGAATCAGAAACAAAATCAG AAATCCGATTCAAGACGCAAGGTCGCCATCAAAGCATCGGCAATAATCGACCAAGAGATTACCAAAGTACTGGACAGGGAGATTGCACAGATACAGATCCGACAAGATCGAGAAAAGCTAGAGAAAGCTGAAAGAGATCGCATG GCTTCCATTGAGAAAGTCAAAGAATCAGAAGCACTCAGAATGGAGATTGAAGAGAAGAACAAGAAACTTGAGAATGAAATCAAG CTGGTTAAGAACGAGATAGAGATTGCCTACTCCAAGGTTGACGGCTACAAATCTGATATCACTGATCTCAACAATCAGAACAGGAGTCTTCATGACCAAATAGACCTACAGAAGAAAAGCTATCAG GAGCTAGAGGAGAAAGCATCTGCCATGATGGAAATGGTTGATCTTTTGGAGACGAAAGTATTACAAGCAGAGAGTAGGCAGAAAGAAGCTGAGGAAGAAATTCAG ACTATGAAAGCTTCAGTCGCTTCAGCTGCCATCCAGCATGGACTTCTTGAATCGGTAGAGGATTCCATCTGTCTTACCGACCTGTTTGTAGCTCTTGATGGCATGAAACAACTCAATGCACATATGAAACGAGAGATTGCCGATTTGAagaagaccaaacaaacctatATTGAAATG ATCAGTCTTACTGGTAAAACAGATCCTCTTCTTGATTGTGGAGATTCAGCCCTTGAAATCAG tCCAGGAGAGCGCGAGAGATATCAACTAAAGGAGATGATTGATGATCTAGGATTTCagatttgtaaacaagaaagtaTGATCAAGAAACTCAGATATCAACTCTCAGT CTTTCACAAGAATGTACTCCATGAAAAGGACTCGATGTATGACAACATGACCTACATTGACCGGGCTGTGGTTGAGTCCATCCAGACAGATATTGAGATACCAACAATCAAAGCTGATGACCTTTCATTCCTAGTTGGAGCTGAtattgatgaggatgatgatctGATTGGAAAGGGTTCCTTTGGAGAAGTATTCTTAAGAGAGTACCAAGGTGAAGCTGTAGCTGTCAAAGTACCTTACATCAGTGAGGGTGTCAGGGATGAGGATGATCAGAAGAGAATGATTCGAATCAAAGCTGATCACGCTCGTACTACCATGGAAGCCCTCGTCAACATCGCTTTCGCTGATCATCCATCATTCCCAAAGACAGTTGGTGTTGTTGATATCAAAGGTGCTCCATCTCTCATCCTTGAGTTCCTTGGTGATAAGATGACCGGTACAAGCTTCCCTCTCAGTCAGGCCATCAAGTTCCAGATTCCGTCCATCTCGAAAGAAAATTGGTTTGCCATCATCATGGACATCATCAGTGGAATGAAAGCCATGCACGAGAAAGGTCTCTTACACAACGATCTGAAAGCTAACAACATTCTCTTGCAATGGGACATTAAGGATCAAAGATGGCATGCTTTCATCATTGACATGGGGAAAGTCTCCACTCAAACCATACCACAAAAGCACAAGCAGTTACCTAAAGAAGAGTTGGAGGGGTACAAACAGGGCATCCTCTTCCCTCATCTGGCTCCAGAGTACATCCTGGATCTGCAACCCATGAGTGTTCAAACTGATATCTATTCCTTGGGTGTGTTGCTGGATCGGATTGATAAGGTTCTAAGAAGTCAACCTCTTCGTGACCTCGCAGCCCAGATGACCAATGTCAACCCTCGTTTACGACCATCTTGGAAAATCATCGAGAAGGTCATCACTAGGGCTCAGAAGAGAAACTTCTCATAA